In the Hordeum vulgare subsp. vulgare chromosome 7H, MorexV3_pseudomolecules_assembly, whole genome shotgun sequence genome, one interval contains:
- the LOC123413395 gene encoding uncharacterized protein LOC123413395, whose product MLVGEALVDGRRRRGPCSRARALERWQRVVARRKAIRVQERSRWRGACERRRCYGGCRPLQRAAELGAPRSGPRGPALARVNHSAHTHPSPSSHPSQPLPVVAAGLCTRAVTPTVAAMLCHGESRRRRLRAGAVHVIVVACWTRSRWWPACWRCAGRCPNLRLPTFLGFPLHVLPSSPTFFVMSGLHLHLRSLLMGRGEIPAQRRLALSTATPEGAVTSLEALA is encoded by the coding sequence aTGCTGGTGGGCGAAGCTCTCGTCgatggacggcggcggcggggcccttGTTCGCGTGCTCGcgcgctggagcggtggcagcGTGTGGTGGCGCGCCGGAAAGCTATCCGCGTGCAGGAGAGGTCGAGATGGCGCGGTGCGTGTGAGCGGAGGCGCTGCTACGGCGGCTGCCGGCCGCTGCAGCGAGCGGCAGAGCTGGGGGCGCCCAGATCTGGGCCGCGCGGGCCCGCCTTGGCCCGAGTCAACCACTCTGCCCACACccacccttctccctcctcccacccctcCCAGCCGCTGCCGGTGGTTGCCGCTGGGTTGTGCACGCGCGCGGTGACCCCGACGGTTGCTGCGATGCTATGCCACGGCGAATCCCGGCGGCGGAGGCTGCGGGCCGGCGCGGTGCACGTGATCGTTGTCGCCTGCTGGACGCGCTCCCGGTGGTGGCCGGCCTGCTGGCGTTGCGCTGGCCGGTGCCCAAACCTGCGACTACCGACGTTCCTAGGCTTCCCGCTCCATGTGCTTCCGTCTTCTCCAACGTTCTTCGTCATGTCCGGTCTGCATCTGCATCTGAGGTCCTTGCTCATGGGTCGGGGCGAAATCCCCGCGCAGCGTCGGCTTGCGCTGTCAACGGCGACGCCCGAGGGTGCCGTCACCTCCTTGGAGGCGTTGGCATGA